The Argentina anserina chromosome 3, drPotAnse1.1, whole genome shotgun sequence genome includes a region encoding these proteins:
- the LOC126787395 gene encoding fimbrin-1-like, which yields MSSYTGVLISDQWLQSQFTQVELRSLHSQFTSVKNQNGIVTAGDLPALILNTKAFNESHTEEEIRNVLSGLGSNFSAEIEFESFLKAYLNLQGQTTAKSGGSKNSWSFLKASTTTLLHTISESEKASYVAHINSYLGDDPFLQQFLPLDPATNDLFNLAKDGVLLCKLINVAVPGTIDERAINTKRILNPWERNENHTLCLNSAKAIGCTVVNIGTQDLVEGRPHLVLGLISQIIKIQLLADLNLKKTPQLVELVDDSKDVEELLSLPPEKVLLKWMNFHLQKAGYKKPVGNFSSDLKDGEAYAYLLNVLAPEHCKPGTLDAKPDERAKLVLDHAERMNCKRYLSPKDILEGSSNLNLAFVAQIFHERNGLSTDSKKISFAEMMTDDVQTSREERCFRLWINSLGIGTYVNNVFEDVRNGWILLEVLDKVSPGSVNWKHASRPPIKMPFRKVENCNQVVRIGKQLKLSLVNVAGNDIVQGNKKLILAFLWQLMRFNMLQLLKNLRSHSRGKEMTDADILKWANNKVNSTGRTSRMESFKDKSLSNGIFFLELLSAVEPRVVNWNLVTKGESADEKKLNATYIVSVARKLGCSIFLLPEDIMEVNQKMLLTLTASIMFWSLQQPVDDSEASPSPADASPATSISGEDEGSSSLGGEMSNLSIDDTASEVSSQLDNEITSFNDGSRVEETVIA from the exons ATGTCGAGTTATACAGGCGTTCTGATCTCTGATCAGTGGCTTCAAAGCCAGTTCACGCAGGTTGAGCTTCGCAGTTTGCATTCCCAA TTTACTTCAGTGAAGAATCAGAATGGCATTGTCACTGCTGGAGATTTGCCAGCTTTAATTTTGAATACAAAGGCATTCAATGAATCACATACTGAAGAGGAGATTAGGAACGTCTTAAGTGGGTTGGGTTCTAACTTCAGTGCTGAAATTGAATTCGAGTCCTTCCTTAAG GCATACTTGAATTTGCAAGGTCAAACAACAGCAAAATCTGGTGGTTCAAAGAACTCGTGGTCATTTTTGAAGGCTTCCACAACTACCCTGCTGCACACCATTAGTGAATCGGAGAAAGCATCTTATGTTGCCCACATTAACAGTTATCTTGGTGATGACCCATTTCTTCAGCAGTTTCTCCCATTGGATCCAGCTACAAATGATTTATTCAATCTTGCAAAAGACGGAGTTCTCTTATG TAAGCTTATAAATGTTGCTGTACCTGGAACAATAGATGAAAGAGCAATTAACACCAAACGAATCCTCAACCCCTGGGAGAGGAATGAAAACCACACTCTTTGCCTCAACTCTGCCAAGGCCATTGGCTGCACGGTAGTTAATATTGGCACACAAGACCTGGTTGAAGGAAGA CCTCATCTGGTATTGGGATTGATTTCTCAAATAATAAAG ATCCAATTGTTGGCAGATCTGAACCTTAAGAAGACTCCTCAGCTTGTGGAATTGGTAGATGATAGCAAG GATGTTGAAGAGCTTTTGAGTTTACCACCTGAGAAGGTCTTATTGAAATGGATGAATTTCCATCTCCAGAAAGCAGGCTACAAGAAGCCAGTTGGAAACTTCTCTTCTGATCTGAAG GATGGAGAAGCTTATGCCTACCTACTTAATGTTCTTGCTCCAGAACACTGCAAACCAGGCACACTGGATGCGAAACCCGACGAAAGAGCAAAATTGGTTCTTGATCATGCCGAGCGAATGAACTGCAAAAGATATTTATCCCCAAAAGACATTCTTGAGGGCTCTTCAAACTTAAATCTGGCATTTGTGGCACAAATCTTCCATGAAAG GAATGGCCTCTCTACGGACAGCAAAAAGATAtcttttgcagagatgatgaCAGATGATGTTCAGACATCACGAGAAGAGAGATGCTTCAGGTTGTGGATCAACAGTTTAGGCATTGGGACTTATGTTAATAATGTATTTGAGGATGTGAGAAATGG GTGGATTCTCTTAGAGGTACTTGATAAGGTTTCTCCAGGATCAGTTAACTGGAAGCATGCATCAAGGCCTCCAATCAAGATGCCATTCAGGAAAGTAGAGAATTGTAATCAGGTTGTAAGGATTGGGAAGCAGCTCAAATTGTCTCTGGTGAATGTAGCTGGAAATGATATTGTGCAGGGAAATAAGAAGCTCATACTCG CTTTTCTGTGGCAGTTGATGAGGTTTAATATGCTTCAACTCTTGAAGAATCTAAGATCTCACTCTCGAGGAAAGGAGATGACAGATGCAGATATTTTGAAGTGGGCTAACAACAAAGTTAATAGCACGGGCAGGACATCTCGAATGGAGAGTTTCAAG GATAAGAGCCTTTCAAATGGGATTTTCTTCCTTGAGCTTCTCAGTGCTGTGGAGCCCAGAGTTGTCAATTGGAACCTTGTGACCAAGGGTGAAAGTG CGGATGAAAAGAAGTTAAATGCTACATACATAGTCAGTGTTGCACGAAAGCTTGGTTGCTCCATTTTCTTGTTGCCTGAGGACATCATGGAG GTGAACCAGAAGATGCTTTTGACCCTAACAGCCAGCATTATGTTTTGGAGTCTGCAACAACCAGTTGACGACTCGGAAGCATCTCCATCGCCGGCGGATGCATCACCTGCAACATCAATCAGTGGTGAGGATGAAGGCTCTTCTTCCCTTGGTGGTGAAATGTCAAATTTGAGTATCGACGACACTGCTTCTGAAGTCTCCTCACAGCTTGACAATGAGATCACTTCTTTTAACGATGGGAGCAGGGTGGAAGAGACTGTGATTGCATAG
- the LOC126787406 gene encoding uncharacterized protein LOC126787406: protein MHKEENDQLMSLLISAATAAKALKDSKLKSAVVNPSSRQSGSPPASLDFAARMTRQSGSSPASLDSATGMTKQSGSPPALLDSATRMTRQSGSPPASLDSDTRMRLDAIMKHAAVPEDVIRKYTHASSERTDAEMHITLGKVEDSVEVVEQR from the exons ATGcataaagaagaaaatgatcaATTAATGAGCCTATTGATTTCAGCTGCAACAGCTGCAAAAGCTTTGAAGGACAGTAAACTCAAGTCTGCGGTAGTCAATCCTTCCTCGAGACAATCGGGCAGCCCTCCAGCTTCCTTGGATTTTGCTGCAAGAATGACAAGACAATCAGGCAGCTCTCCAGCTTCTTTGGATTCTGCTACAGGAATGACAAAACAATCAGGCAGCCCTCCAGCTCTTTTGGATTCTGCTACAAGAATGACAAGACAATCAGGCAGCCCTCCAGCTTCCTTGGATTCTGATACAAGAATGAG ATTAGATGCTATAATGAAACATGCTGCTGTGCCGGAGGATGTAATAAGAAAGTACACCCATGCATCCTCAGAAAGAACTGATGCGGAAATGCACATTACACTGGGAAAGGTGGAGGATTCAGTTGAG GTTGTTGAACAGCGGTAA